In Micromonospora nigra, the sequence CGGTGAGGGTGGAGAACCCGGCCAGGTCCTCCGGATCGCGGGTGCCACCGAAGATGATGATGGTGGCCGAGTTGTTCAGGATCGCCGCCGCGCCTTCTTTGCCCCACCGCTGTTGCAGCTGGGCCCGGGACTGCGCGGCGATGTGGATGGTGATGTTCCGCCCGCCCATGTCGGCCGTCCACCGGTCCAGCGGGATCGGGCAGATCAGGGCCGCCTCATCGAGCGCGAGCGTCAGCGGCGGATCGAGCCGGCCGGACGGGCTGAGCGACGCGATCCGCCGGGCCTGCCGGGCGATCTCCGCCGTCAGCGCGGCGACCAGCGGAGCCACCACGGCATCCTCAGCGCCGAGCAGGTACAGCGTGCCGCGCAGCCGCAGGAACTCGGCCACGTCGAACACCTCGTCGGGGCCGCCCTCGGTCGTCGCCGCGGCGGTCGGGTCGGTGAGCCAGGCCAGCGCGGGCCGGATCGACGTGGTGATGCTGCTCCGCGTCCGGTCGTTGGTGTCGAAGAACCCTGCCGCCACCTCCCGCATCTCCGGTGCGTGGTCGAGCAGCGACAACACCGAGTCCCGAGCCTGGTCGGGCCGGGAGATCCAGCGGAGCACGTGTCGCATGGTGTGATCGCCGACCGCCGCCGCGTGCAGCAGCACCGCGAGCACCTGGCGCGCCTGATCGGTCCAGAACGCCCGGTCACCGGACCCACCTCCGCCGCCGAGGTTGGTCGCGGCGTCGATCAGGTCGGATGCCCGGTCAGATGCTCCCCGGGCCGTTTTGCAGCCGGACAGGGGGGAGAACTTAACGTTGGTGGCCACGTCACCGAGTCCGGACGGGTTGAACACCATCAGCGGGCCGACCTTGGCCCGGGTCGGGCCGGTGAGAAACAGCAGGTCCGTCCGGGTGGACGTGACCACCGTCGCGCCGCGCGCGTCGAGAATTCGGCAGGCCATGCTGCCGGTCTTGCCGGTACGCGGACCGCCGAGGCTCAGCGTGACGTCCTCCACCGGGGAGAACACCCGCACCATGCCAACCCGGGCGATCGGCGCGGCGTATTCGGTGACGGGCGTCCGCAGCCGCTGGTACCACGACCGGTCGCCGAGGCTCGGCCGCAGCACGAGGGCCTGCCGGCGCATCGCCCACGCCGACCCGTGCCGCAGGACGTCCCAGCTACCGGCCACCCCGCCCTGCCGGCGGGTTCGCTCGGCCCACCGGTCGGAGGTGGCCTTGCTGCCGCTGCGGTTGGCGGTCCACCGGCCGAGCGCGCCGGCGCCGATGGCCAGGCCACCAGCGATCAGGCCATAGCCGACGGAGTGGTCGAGCACCTCCGTCGGGACGGACTGCGCGAGCCACCCGCTGCCGCAGCAGATAGCCGCTATGCCGGTCGATCGGGCGGGGAATCTAGTCTGTGTCGAAGTCATTCCGGGCTCCATCCGGGGTGATCAGGGGCCGTGGCTGCGGTGATGACGCAGCCCGGCCCCGCCTTATGTGCGGGTTGATCAGGCTCCACGTTCGGTGAGGTAGGCATCCAGCGCGCGCTCGGTGACGTGTTGGATCTTCACGCCGTGCTGTGCGGCGTACTGCCGTAGCCGGTCGGACACCGTGGCGTCGATCCAGCAGTGCAGCGCCTTTCGGTCGGTCCCGCCGCTGGTGGGTGGACTGTCGGGCATCGGCCGCCTTTCTCTCCGTGATCACGTTGCTCCGTTGAGCAGCAAAGGTCAATGTACATCCATGTAGATTTTCTAGCAAGATCGAACGGTGTCGACTTACGGAC encodes:
- a CDS encoding type IV secretory system conjugative DNA transfer family protein, which produces MTSTQTRFPARSTGIAAICCGSGWLAQSVPTEVLDHSVGYGLIAGGLAIGAGALGRWTANRSGSKATSDRWAERTRRQGGVAGSWDVLRHGSAWAMRRQALVLRPSLGDRSWYQRLRTPVTEYAAPIARVGMVRVFSPVEDVTLSLGGPRTGKTGSMACRILDARGATVVTSTRTDLLFLTGPTRAKVGPLMVFNPSGLGDVATNVKFSPLSGCKTARGASDRASDLIDAATNLGGGGGSGDRAFWTDQARQVLAVLLHAAAVGDHTMRHVLRWISRPDQARDSVLSLLDHAPEMREVAAGFFDTNDRTRSSITTSIRPALAWLTDPTAAATTEGGPDEVFDVAEFLRLRGTLYLLGAEDAVVAPLVAALTAEIARQARRIASLSPSGRLDPPLTLALDEAALICPIPLDRWTADMGGRNITIHIAAQSRAQLQQRWGKEGAAAILNNSATIIIFGGTRDPEDLAGFSTLTGERDEVVETKDADGKVVSTSTRSVPVLSAARIANLPKGYVVLIRRGLAPSIGRVQMAWKRRTVRKVNRTAKLDVQQHSTSYEADARSHDQDEEVRTR